One genomic segment of Salarias fasciatus chromosome 8, fSalaFa1.1, whole genome shotgun sequence includes these proteins:
- the rpl38 gene encoding large ribosomal subunit protein eL38 — MPRKIEEIKDFLLTARRKDAKSVKIKKNKDNVKFKVRCSRYLYTLVITDKEKAEKLKQSLPPGLSVKELK, encoded by the exons ATG CCTCGCAAGATAGAAGAAATCAAAGATTTCCTGCTGACAGCCAGGAGGAAGGATGCCAAGT CCGTCAAGATCAAGAAGAACAAGGACAATGTGAAGTTCAAGGTGCGCTGCAGCAGGTACCTGTACACGCTGGTCATCACAGACAAGGAGAAGGCCGAGAAGCTCAAGCAGTCCCTGCCACCAG GTCTGTCTGTGAAGGAGCTCAAGTAA